CGTTTTAATTTATAAAATGTAACAAAATAGTAGATTTGTATGGCTGCTGCAGCAATAAGAAGTTCTTTAGCACTGATTCCAACCGGACTATTACTAGAGGGTGGATTTGTCCCTTGCTCAGGAGAGCTTTCTATAGGGATATATCACCCAAATGGTATAAATAAAACAGCTTTATCAGGGGTATGGCTCGGCGGTGAAGAAGCTGACACAAATTTTCAAGGTAGGTTCCGGGTTCTCCTGAAATACGGCCAAATAGAGCATAAAGTTCATGAATACGGAAAGGAATTTTTCGGGTCCCTATCTGAATTAAGCAAGGGTGTCTATACGCTCGAATTAAAAATGAAAGCTCTTCAATATTTTTATTTATCAAATCCTCCTGCAATGGATCGCATCATTGAAGCGCTATCGGACTTCTTAGAGAAATACAAAGAACCTGATTTTATCTTAGACCCATTAGTCCTTTCAATAGATGCAATGAATAAGAGAATCGACAGGATGAAGCTATATGAATCTGAAATAGTTGAGACCTTCGTTGGAGAAGCGATTTCTATAGAAGATTTGGGTGCGCTTGTTGGTAGGGTTGTCATGATTAAAATAGAAGATCGCCGGTATTGGAAATCGGGCGTTGTGATAAAGATAAAGGAGAATAGAAGCAGAAGCATGATTGATGGTGTAAGAACATGTGATCATATCGTGTTTTGTATGACTGCAATTGAAGATCACTCTTTGAAATGGGATCTGCAGCGGGTTCGATTAGGTGATCTTTTTAAAGTAAAAGAAGAAATCAGAGCTGTGTCTGAACCCTCTCATCCCGATATTCTTGCGACATATAAGAAGTTTGGCCGCTATTTTGAATCCCCCTACTATTGTAGGGATTTGATTGAAGAGAATTTAGAGACAATGCGGTCATTAAAAGAGAGAGGAGTGCATCCCGTGAGCGATGCAGATAGAATTTGGGCCGAATCGAGTGTATTCCCCATGATCTGGGGGGCGACTTTACCTGCTGATTCAGATAGGATTATGGATTTAAGTTATGGTAATATGGGTGAATATGCATTGAAAGGGGCGGCTTTTATAGGTCGTGAGATAAAGTATCTTTTTGTTCCGCTCGAAGAAATGGGAAGGGTAGAGGACTATTTTGAAGGATATGACATCGAAGTTCTTCAAATACCCGTAACAGATCGTGAATTTAATGCTCATCAATTTAAAATTATAGTAGATGAAAAGGGAATAACTTGGGCATCGGGGGCTAATTCAAGTATGCTGGCCATGTTAAAAAAGACAAGTGCATTGGCCGAGAAGTTACTGAGCGGAGAAACAGATTAAATAAAAAAACCCAACTTAGGCACTAGCTCTGAGTTGGGTTTAAAGTCGAGATAAAGAAGGAAGAAGGACTAATCCTTTTTGCTTTCCTCGTCTTCGAGAATTTCAAGGCTAACTCGGAGGCCATTGCGTGAAGCAACTGACATGAGAAGCGTTCTAATGGCATTGATCGTTTTCCCGCGCTTACCGATAATTTTACCGATGTCAGATTTTTCAACACTGAGTTCGACGATGAATGATTGAGTTCCACCTACTTCGTTAATTGAAACTTTATCGGGGTGATCAACTAAATTCTTAACAATATATTCGACAAATTCCTTCATAATTCGGTTCCTCGCTTTGCATGACCAGAAGTATTATTAATTGAGGATACATGACCTTTATATATTTATCTAGAAAATAATGAGGTAGCAACTTTCGCAGAATCGGTTTTAAAATATTTGTTACCACCCGCATTACAGTTTGCTAGAGAGCCCACAGAGGGAGAATTGGCCATCACATGCTATTTTCTTATGGTTTTAATATTTTAATTATTAAACTGGTCGATTTTTAATAAAAGTGATATAATCTTTGTTTTTTCAAATAGAGGTTTAAAGTGGCTGTGCCTTCGATTTATCAACCGTTAATAGACAGGCGAGATGTGCTTAGAGCGACTCAACTTGCAGCTCAAGTGGTGGATGTTTCATTGAAAATAGCCAACATTGCGATCGGAACATTGGCTTGTTATAGTGTTGTACAATTGAGTGTGTCTCCTGAAATTAGATTTATTGCCGTACCTATTGCATTCACATATCTCATTGTAACGGCGTTTAGAGAATGGCTGGGTAGAGAAGAAGAAGATACGACCACTCCTCCGATGCTTTCCTCAGGGAGGCAGATTTTTGATCATTGCAAATCTCAGTGGAAAATGATCTTGATCTCCGGGGTTGTCTTAAGTGTTTTGGGAACAAATTCCCCATTAGGGCCTTCATCTACCATTGATTCAAAATTTGCGCTTAAATTAGCAGAAAGACCCGGTTTATCCTTTTTGCTGCTGAGCTGCGTTCGTGTTATTAATAACCCCTATACTATAATAGGCGCTCCCATATTAGAAGAACTCATGTTCAGAAATTATTTTCAGCCCTTTTTGGAAGATCTTCTTTTTTTCTACGATCGCAATATCTACCCCATAGCTAGAGAGACGCGAGAAACAATAGCCAATATGGGACAAGCGATTTGTTTTGGATGGGCGCATAGTGAAAAAAATAAGGACATATTTTGGAATATCTGTCGCATCACAACTACGGCTTATAATGGAGTGCAAGCAGGCTCACTCAGAAATCAATACCAATCGATTATTCCATCGATGACACAGCATTTTTTATTTAATGTTTCAGTCTGTGTTTATGGTGCAGCTAAAGATGTGATGTATGCCGTTGCATTTAGTGCGATTAATTCTCAAAAAGCAAGTAGTGTTATTTATACCGAAATAAATTGAAGAATTAGTTTTTATCTTCGCCGGCATCTTCGACTTTTCACCCTTAATTTTTTGACCTATCTTCAATAGGATCAAAAAATTAAGCCGGCTAAAGCCTGATAAAAATTCGAAGCGCCATCAAAGCTAAACTCCCAATTCTTCAACTCATTTCGGTATAATTCGACTTTGCAGTTTTTTGATGATTTCAAGCATGTCTTCCGGGAGAGGCGCTACGATTTCAATAGGTTCTTGTGTGATGGGATGGGTAAAGCGCAGGGCATGGGCATGAAGGAGTTGTCTTTTAATTTTATAGCGCTCATTGAAGGAGGCATTCCCATAGACATCATCGCCGAGGATGGGCGCGCCAAGCGTTTTAAGATGAACGCGGATTTGATGGGTTCGCCCTGTTTTAGGAAAAGCTTTGATCACGCAGAGCTTTTCTCCTCGATCTAAGATTTCAAAGTGTGTTTCCGCTTCTTTGCCTTTTTCTTCAGAAAACATCATTTCTTGTCGCTTAATGGGATGGCGGGTGATTTTGCCAAAAGCTTTGAGTTCTTTGGGGATTCCAATGCAAATGGCAATATATTCTTTTACCATTTTCCGCTCAGAGAAAAGCTCAGTGAGCGCTGCTTGCATTTGTTTGGTTTTTGCTGCAATGAGGACGCCCGATGTCTCTTTATCTAGGCGGTGGACGATACCCGGTCTTAAAGAGTTTTCTTCGATTTCAAGGGTATCGCAATAAAAAAGAAGTGCATTGACAAAGGTTTGGTCGTAATGGCCGGGCGCGGGATGTACAACCATCCCTGCAGGTTTATTCACTGCAATGAAATGCTCATCTTCATAAAGAATATTGAGGGGGATATTTTGAGGCTCTAAAGAGCAAAGTTCTGCCGGCAAAAAAGTGACATTAATTTGATCGCCCATTTGAATTTTCGAGCGTTTAATCGCTATTTTACCATTAATGAGCACGGCTCCTTTTTCAAAAAGCGAATGAAAATATGAGCGCGAAAATGAAGGAAACTTTTGCGCAAGCACTCGGTCGAGTCGCGCAAAAGTTTCTAATTCTTGACTAATATGAAAAATTTCTTCAGTTGACATGATTAATTGGCTGGTAACGGCTCTCCATTAATAGATGCTCTATAGGCATCATTTGCCGCTTTAGTTTGTTGTTGATCTTCTTGGATTTGCCCCTGTAGAGCTTTTTCCATCATATCACACATCGCTTTTGGAAATCCATTGATCTCTCCCGAAGAAGATGTGTTACTTACGCCATTTGACTCAAGTATATTATTAATACCGGAAACATCCATACTTTCACCTACCTTTATACTATAATTATAGCACATGGTAAATTATTTTTTCAATAAAATATGAATCCCTAAGTGACTAATTCTAAGCTTCGTGTGGTTTCCCTTCTAAACTATTTCTAAGGTTCTTAGCGGCTTTTTTGAGTTTTTTATCGGCTTTGGAGAACTCATGGGTAACCATTCTTCCTATCATTCGCATAAATTGATCATAACCATCTGAGCCTAAGTAGTTTTCGAAAGCCCCCATGGTTTTTAAAGTCGTATCACCTTGATTATAAGTGGGATATGCATTATTTGACAGGGAGGCATCTTGAGCGGCTAATCCTTGAGACTTATTATCGAAATTTGGAATACTAAACATCATTCATCCTGAAAAAATGGGGTTAAAATGCTTGATTTACAAGAACTTAACGATAAAAAAATAAAAATAACTTATGCGGATCAGATTGAAAAAACAGTTTATAAGCCCTTTTTTTATAAGCACTTAAGGAATTTAAAACAAGCTAAAAACAGTCAGGAGTTTCTTAACCTTTTTGATTCGATAGAATATCAAAGAGCCCTTGATTATGTCTTATGGCTTCTCGGCCGCACCGCTTATTCAACTCAGCAATTGAGATCTAAATTGAAGGAGAAATGCATTAGTCAAGAAACCCAAGATGCTGTGCTTCAAAAATGTCTTAATTATGGGTATATTCAGGATGAGGATATTGCCAAGGCTCATATGCGACGAGAGTTGTTGAAAGGATATGGGCCGCGTTTGATGATTCCGAAGCTGAGTTTTAAGTTGGGGATATCCAAAGAGGCGCTCAGTGAGATCTTTGCCTCGGAAGATTTTTCAGATGAGCTGGAAACGGGCAGGCAGAAAATCATTGCCAAAATACAAAGAAAAGGGAGTTCTTCTTATGAGATAAAGGCACATCTTATCAAAAGAGGCTTTGACTACTGACCTTCCCAGGGCTGTCCCTCTTCAGCTTGTTTGAGTTCTTGTGTAGCCTTCTTTGCCTTTTGTTCTTCTTGACTGACCTGTTCGCGAATCATATTTTCTAAAATACTTTGAAATTTTTTAAAGCCTTCAGGACCTAAGAATTGTTCGAATTTTGTCCATCCTCCATATCCGCCCTTTGGAACTTCAAAAGTGGGGGGTGCACCGGGCCCTTCTAAATTAGGATTGAATCCAAGGGGACTTGAATCAGGTTCTTTTGATGGGGGTACAGGCATAGCAAACCTCATTTTCACCTACTAATAGATGCAGACAGAAAAAAATCAAACCTTTATTTTCGATCATAAGAGCGCAGAGCGAAGACCTGTGCTCAAAAAAAATTTTGTGGTGAATATGCTTCAAGTTGGTGTCGTTGGTGTGAGTTATAAGACCGCATCTTTAAAACTTAGAGAGAGCTTAGCTCGAGAAATTGATGAAAAAATGGATTTGAATGGGGTATTTGGTTGCCCATTTATTTTGCTTGGAACTTGTAATCGCTTTGAAATTTACTTTAGCGGAAGCGATTTATATCAGCTCTCACATAAAATTGTGAGCGCTTTAGAAATGATTGTAAACGAGTTTGGTCGAGCCTCATTTTATTATTATTTTGGCCATACTTGTTTTTTACATCTCGCTAAAGTGATTTCAGGGCTTGATTCTGCCATTTTGGGAGAGAGCGATGTGCAAAGGCAAGTTAAAA
This Simkaniaceae bacterium DNA region includes the following protein-coding sequences:
- a CDS encoding RecX family transcriptional regulator — translated: MLDLQELNDKKIKITYADQIEKTVYKPFFYKHLRNLKQAKNSQEFLNLFDSIEYQRALDYVLWLLGRTAYSTQQLRSKLKEKCISQETQDAVLQKCLNYGYIQDEDIAKAHMRRELLKGYGPRLMIPKLSFKLGISKEALSEIFASEDFSDELETGRQKIIAKIQRKGSSSYEIKAHLIKRGFDY
- a CDS encoding RluA family pseudouridine synthase gives rise to the protein MSTEEIFHISQELETFARLDRVLAQKFPSFSRSYFHSLFEKGAVLINGKIAIKRSKIQMGDQINVTFLPAELCSLEPQNIPLNILYEDEHFIAVNKPAGMVVHPAPGHYDQTFVNALLFYCDTLEIEENSLRPGIVHRLDKETSGVLIAAKTKQMQAALTELFSERKMVKEYIAICIGIPKELKAFGKITRHPIKRQEMMFSEEKGKEAETHFEILDRGEKLCVIKAFPKTGRTHQIRVHLKTLGAPILGDDVYGNASFNERYKIKRQLLHAHALRFTHPITQEPIEIVAPLPEDMLEIIKKLQSRIIPK
- a CDS encoding CPBP family intramembrane metalloprotease, with product MAVPSIYQPLIDRRDVLRATQLAAQVVDVSLKIANIAIGTLACYSVVQLSVSPEIRFIAVPIAFTYLIVTAFREWLGREEEDTTTPPMLSSGRQIFDHCKSQWKMILISGVVLSVLGTNSPLGPSSTIDSKFALKLAERPGLSFLLLSCVRVINNPYTIIGAPILEELMFRNYFQPFLEDLLFFYDRNIYPIARETRETIANMGQAICFGWAHSEKNKDIFWNICRITTTAYNGVQAGSLRNQYQSIIPSMTQHFLFNVSVCVYGAAKDVMYAVAFSAINSQKASSVIYTEIN
- a CDS encoding KH domain-containing protein, producing the protein MKEFVEYIVKNLVDHPDKVSINEVGGTQSFIVELSVEKSDIGKIIGKRGKTINAIRTLLMSVASRNGLRVSLEILEDEESKKD